In the genome of Vidua macroura isolate BioBank_ID:100142 chromosome 19, ASM2450914v1, whole genome shotgun sequence, one region contains:
- the LOC128816617 gene encoding ethanolamine-phosphate cytidylyltransferase-like isoform X3, which translates to MAAGGSLSRSERKAAARAEILQQEEQRDRRRQVSRIWRKPPAERSPEECQVLSESEDIVRELERRRKRRERLRRRQEEVCDEPEELRRKVAELAAAVRGARHLVIYTGAGISTAASIPDYRGPNGIWTLLQKGRSIRAADLSEAEPTLTHMSIACLHKHNLVQHVVSQNCDGLHLRSGLPRAAISELHGNMYIEVLKKYPRLWCMSKPPTRRPKLYIVNLQWTPKDDLAALKLHGRCDDVMRLLMAELGLEVPRYDRYDMVHYGHSNQLRQARAMGDYLIVGVHTDEEIAKHKGPPVFTQEERYKMVQAIKWVDEIAPGAPYVTTLETLDKYSCDFCVHGDDITLTIDGKDTYEEVKTAGRYRECKRTQGVSTTDLVGRMLLMTKAHHSNIDEDLDYRKHTDNFGKGPKGHSPWTGVSQFLQTSQKIIQFASGKEPQPGDTIIYVAGAFDLFHVGHVDFLEKVHQLAEKPYIIAGLHFDQEVNRYKGKNYPIMNIHERTLSVLACRYVSEVVIGAPYAVTADLLDHFRVTLVCHGMTEVVPDKDGSDPYEEPKQRGIFQLVDSGSNLTTDLIVQRIIKNRLEFEARNQKKEAKELAVLEAMRRLEGEKH; encoded by the exons ATGGCGGCGGGCGGCAGCCTGAGCCGCTCCGAGCGGAAAGCGGCGGCGCGCGCCGagatcctgcagcaggaggagcagcggGACCGCCGGAGACAG GTATCCCGCATCTGGAGGAAGCCGCCGGCGGAGCGGAGCCCCGAGGAGTGCCAGGTGCTGAGTGAGAGCGAGGACATCGTCAGGGAGCTGGAGCGGCGCCGCAAGCGGCGCGagcggctgcggcggcggcAGGAGGAG GTGTGCGATGagccagaggagctgaggaGGAAGGTGGCTGAGCTGGCGGCGGCGGTGCGCGGCGCCAGGCACCTCGTCATCTACACGGGCGCTGGCATCAGCACG GCAGCTTCGATCCCAGACTACAGAGGCCCCAATGGCATTTGGACACTGCTGCAGAAGGGCAGGAGCATCAG GGCTGCAGACCTGAGTGAGGCAGAGCCTACACTCACTCATATGAGCATTGCCTGCCTGCACAAGCACAACCTG GTGCAGCACGTGGTGTCTCAGAACTGTGACGGGCTGCACCTGCGGAGCGGGTTACCCCGAGCTGCAATATCTGAGCTTCACGGGAACATGTACATAGAG GTTTTGAAAAAATACCCGCGGCTCTGGTGCATGAGCAAGCCCCCCACGCGCCGGCCCAAGCTGTATATTGTGAACCTGCAG TGGACCCCGAAGGACGACCTGGCCGCCCTGAAGCTGCACGGCCGCTGCGACGACGTGATGCGGCTGCTGATGGcggagctggggctggaagtCCCGCGCTACGACCG CTATGACATGGTGCACTATGGCCACTCGAACCAGCTGCGCCAGGCGCGGGCCATGGGCGATTACCTGATCGTTGGGGTCCACACGGATG AGGAGATTGCCAAGCACAAGGGTCCCCCCGTCTTTACACAGGAGGAGAGGTACAAAATGGTGCAGGCCATCAAGTGGGTGGATGAGATTGCTCCTGGAGCTCCGTATGTCACCACGCTGGAAACCCTGGACAAGTACAGCTGTGACTTCTGCGTGCACGGGG atGACATCACCCTAACTATCGATGGCAAGGACACCTATGAGGAAGTAAAGACAGCAGGGCGATACAG GGAATGCAAACGCACTCAAGGTGTGTCCACCACTGACCTTGTTGGCCGCATGCTGCTCATGACTAAGGCTCACCACAGCAACATA GATGAGGACCTAGACTATCGGAAGCACACTGACAACTTTGGGAAG GGGCCCAAAGGTCACAGTCCCTGGACTGGCGTCTCGCAGTTCCTGCAGACATCCCAGAAGATTATCCAGTTTGCATCGGGGAAGGAGCCGCAGCCGGGAGACACCATCATCTACGTGGCTGGAGCCTTCGACCTGTTCC atgtTGGTCACGTGGATTTCCTGGAGAAGGTTCACCAGCTGGCAGAGAAACCCTATATCATTGCTGGGCTGCATTTTGATCAG GAGGTGAATCGCTACAAAGGGAAGAACTATCCCATCATGAACATCCATGAGCGAACCCTCAGCGTCCTGGCCTGCAGG TATGTCTCAGAGGTGGTGATTGGAGCTCCCTATGCCGTCACTGCTGATCTGTTGGATCACTTCAGG GTAACACTTGTTTGTCACGGGATGACTGAGGTGGTGCCGGACAAGGATGGTTCTGATCCCTATGAG GAGCCGAAGCAACGCGGCATTTTCCAGCTGGTGGACAGTGGCAGCAATCTCACCACTGATCTAATTGTGCAAAGAATCATCAAGAACAG GCTGGAGTTTGAAGCTCGCAACcagaagaaagaagcaaaagagctggctgtgctggaggccATGAGGAGGCTGGAGGGGGAGAAGCACTAG
- the LOC128816617 gene encoding ethanolamine-phosphate cytidylyltransferase-like isoform X4 yields MLRNGAAGGGGAAAGGGGQRPVRVWCDGCYDMVHYGHSNQLRQARAMGDYLIVGVHTDEEIAKHKGPPVFTQEERYKMVQAIKWVDEIAPGAPYVTTLETLDKYSCDFCVHGDDITLTIDGKDTYEEVKTAGRYRECKRTQGVSTTDLVGRMLLMTKAHHSNIDEDLDYRKHTDNFGKGPKGHSPWTGVSQFLQTSQKIIQFASGKEPQPGDTIIYVAGAFDLFHVGHVDFLEKVHQLAEKPYIIAGLHFDQEVNRYKGKNYPIMNIHERTLSVLACRYVSEVVIGAPYAVTADLLDHFRVTLVCHGMTEVVPDKDGSDPYEEPKQRGIFQLVDSGSNLTTDLIVQRIIKNRLEFEARNQKKEAKELAVLEAMRRLEGEKH; encoded by the exons ATGCTGCGCAacggggcggcgggcggcggcggggccgcggcgggcggcggcggccagCGGCCCGTGCGCGTCTGGTGCGATGGATG CTATGACATGGTGCACTATGGCCACTCGAACCAGCTGCGCCAGGCGCGGGCCATGGGCGATTACCTGATCGTTGGGGTCCACACGGATG AGGAGATTGCCAAGCACAAGGGTCCCCCCGTCTTTACACAGGAGGAGAGGTACAAAATGGTGCAGGCCATCAAGTGGGTGGATGAGATTGCTCCTGGAGCTCCGTATGTCACCACGCTGGAAACCCTGGACAAGTACAGCTGTGACTTCTGCGTGCACGGGG atGACATCACCCTAACTATCGATGGCAAGGACACCTATGAGGAAGTAAAGACAGCAGGGCGATACAG GGAATGCAAACGCACTCAAGGTGTGTCCACCACTGACCTTGTTGGCCGCATGCTGCTCATGACTAAGGCTCACCACAGCAACATA GATGAGGACCTAGACTATCGGAAGCACACTGACAACTTTGGGAAG GGGCCCAAAGGTCACAGTCCCTGGACTGGCGTCTCGCAGTTCCTGCAGACATCCCAGAAGATTATCCAGTTTGCATCGGGGAAGGAGCCGCAGCCGGGAGACACCATCATCTACGTGGCTGGAGCCTTCGACCTGTTCC atgtTGGTCACGTGGATTTCCTGGAGAAGGTTCACCAGCTGGCAGAGAAACCCTATATCATTGCTGGGCTGCATTTTGATCAG GAGGTGAATCGCTACAAAGGGAAGAACTATCCCATCATGAACATCCATGAGCGAACCCTCAGCGTCCTGGCCTGCAGG TATGTCTCAGAGGTGGTGATTGGAGCTCCCTATGCCGTCACTGCTGATCTGTTGGATCACTTCAGG GTAACACTTGTTTGTCACGGGATGACTGAGGTGGTGCCGGACAAGGATGGTTCTGATCCCTATGAG GAGCCGAAGCAACGCGGCATTTTCCAGCTGGTGGACAGTGGCAGCAATCTCACCACTGATCTAATTGTGCAAAGAATCATCAAGAACAG GCTGGAGTTTGAAGCTCGCAACcagaagaaagaagcaaaagagctggctgtgctggaggccATGAGGAGGCTGGAGGGGGAGAAGCACTAG
- the LOC128816617 gene encoding NAD-dependent protein deacetylase sirtuin-7-like isoform X2, whose protein sequence is MAAGGSLSRSERKAAARAEILQQEEQRDRRRQVSRIWRKPPAERSPEECQVLSESEDIVRELERRRKRRERLRRRQEEVCDEPEELRRKVAELAAAVRGARHLVIYTGAGISTAASIPDYRGPNGIWTLLQKGRSIRAADLSEAEPTLTHMSIACLHKHNLVQHVVSQNCDGLHLRSGLPRAAISELHGNMYIEVCTSCTPNREYVRVFDVTERTALHRHHTGRMCHKCGAQLRDTIVHFGEKGTLRQPLNWEAATEAASKADVILCLGSSLKVLKKYPRLWCMSKPPTRRPKLYIVNLQWTPKDDLAALKLHGRCDDVMRLLMAELGLEVPRYDRYDMVHYGHSNQLRQARAMGDYLIVGVHTDEEIAKHKGPPVFTQEERYKMVQAIKWVDEIAPGAPYVTTLETLDKYSCDFCVHGDDITLTIDGKDTYEEVKTAGRYRECKRTQGVSTTDLVGRMLLMTKAHHSNIGPKGHSPWTGVSQFLQTSQKIIQFASGKEPQPGDTIIYVAGAFDLFHVGHVDFLEKVHQLAEKPYIIAGLHFDQEVNRYKGKNYPIMNIHERTLSVLACRYVSEVVIGAPYAVTADLLDHFRVTLVCHGMTEVVPDKDGSDPYEEPKQRGIFQLVDSGSNLTTDLIVQRIIKNRLEFEARNQKKEAKELAVLEAMRRLEGEKH, encoded by the exons ATGGCGGCGGGCGGCAGCCTGAGCCGCTCCGAGCGGAAAGCGGCGGCGCGCGCCGagatcctgcagcaggaggagcagcggGACCGCCGGAGACAG GTATCCCGCATCTGGAGGAAGCCGCCGGCGGAGCGGAGCCCCGAGGAGTGCCAGGTGCTGAGTGAGAGCGAGGACATCGTCAGGGAGCTGGAGCGGCGCCGCAAGCGGCGCGagcggctgcggcggcggcAGGAGGAG GTGTGCGATGagccagaggagctgaggaGGAAGGTGGCTGAGCTGGCGGCGGCGGTGCGCGGCGCCAGGCACCTCGTCATCTACACGGGCGCTGGCATCAGCACG GCAGCTTCGATCCCAGACTACAGAGGCCCCAATGGCATTTGGACACTGCTGCAGAAGGGCAGGAGCATCAG GGCTGCAGACCTGAGTGAGGCAGAGCCTACACTCACTCATATGAGCATTGCCTGCCTGCACAAGCACAACCTG GTGCAGCACGTGGTGTCTCAGAACTGTGACGGGCTGCACCTGCGGAGCGGGTTACCCCGAGCTGCAATATCTGAGCTTCACGGGAACATGTACATAGAG GTCTGCACTTCCTGCACACCCAACAGAGAGTACGTGCGAGTGTTTGATGTGACGGAGCGCACGGCCCTGCACAGGCACCACACGGGCAGGATGTGCCACAAGTGTGGGGCACAGTTGAGAGATACAATCGTCCACTTTGGGGAGAAGGGGACATTGAGACAGCCCCTGAACTGGGAAGCAGCAACAGAAGCTGCAAGCAAAGCAGATGTGATTCTTTGTCTGGGTTCCAGCTTAAAG GTTTTGAAAAAATACCCGCGGCTCTGGTGCATGAGCAAGCCCCCCACGCGCCGGCCCAAGCTGTATATTGTGAACCTGCAG TGGACCCCGAAGGACGACCTGGCCGCCCTGAAGCTGCACGGCCGCTGCGACGACGTGATGCGGCTGCTGATGGcggagctggggctggaagtCCCGCGCTACGACCG CTATGACATGGTGCACTATGGCCACTCGAACCAGCTGCGCCAGGCGCGGGCCATGGGCGATTACCTGATCGTTGGGGTCCACACGGATG AGGAGATTGCCAAGCACAAGGGTCCCCCCGTCTTTACACAGGAGGAGAGGTACAAAATGGTGCAGGCCATCAAGTGGGTGGATGAGATTGCTCCTGGAGCTCCGTATGTCACCACGCTGGAAACCCTGGACAAGTACAGCTGTGACTTCTGCGTGCACGGGG atGACATCACCCTAACTATCGATGGCAAGGACACCTATGAGGAAGTAAAGACAGCAGGGCGATACAG GGAATGCAAACGCACTCAAGGTGTGTCCACCACTGACCTTGTTGGCCGCATGCTGCTCATGACTAAGGCTCACCACAGCAACATA GGGCCCAAAGGTCACAGTCCCTGGACTGGCGTCTCGCAGTTCCTGCAGACATCCCAGAAGATTATCCAGTTTGCATCGGGGAAGGAGCCGCAGCCGGGAGACACCATCATCTACGTGGCTGGAGCCTTCGACCTGTTCC atgtTGGTCACGTGGATTTCCTGGAGAAGGTTCACCAGCTGGCAGAGAAACCCTATATCATTGCTGGGCTGCATTTTGATCAG GAGGTGAATCGCTACAAAGGGAAGAACTATCCCATCATGAACATCCATGAGCGAACCCTCAGCGTCCTGGCCTGCAGG TATGTCTCAGAGGTGGTGATTGGAGCTCCCTATGCCGTCACTGCTGATCTGTTGGATCACTTCAGG GTAACACTTGTTTGTCACGGGATGACTGAGGTGGTGCCGGACAAGGATGGTTCTGATCCCTATGAG GAGCCGAAGCAACGCGGCATTTTCCAGCTGGTGGACAGTGGCAGCAATCTCACCACTGATCTAATTGTGCAAAGAATCATCAAGAACAG GCTGGAGTTTGAAGCTCGCAACcagaagaaagaagcaaaagagctggctgtgctggaggccATGAGGAGGCTGGAGGGGGAGAAGCACTAG
- the LOC128816617 gene encoding NAD-dependent protein deacetylase sirtuin-7-like isoform X5, with translation MAAGGSLSRSERKAAARAEILQQEEQRDRRRQVSRIWRKPPAERSPEECQVLSESEDIVRELERRRKRRERLRRRQEEVCDEPEELRRKVAELAAAVRGARHLVIYTGAGISTAASIPDYRGPNGIWTLLQKGRSIRAADLSEAEPTLTHMSIACLHKHNLVQHVVSQNCDGLHLRSGLPRAAISELHGNMYIEVCTSCTPNREYVRVFDVTERTALHRHHTGRMCHKCGAQLRDTIVHFGEKGTLRQPLNWEAATEAASKADVILCLGSSLKVLKKYPRLWCMSKPPTRRPKLYIVNLQWTPKDDLAALKLHGRCDDVMRLLMAELGLEVPRYDRARDPIFALAEPLRPGEEGTHSRKPVAPPREREEPREQEQPRERAEAAVGRPGGWLGRGCAKGARRRKSR, from the exons ATGGCGGCGGGCGGCAGCCTGAGCCGCTCCGAGCGGAAAGCGGCGGCGCGCGCCGagatcctgcagcaggaggagcagcggGACCGCCGGAGACAG GTATCCCGCATCTGGAGGAAGCCGCCGGCGGAGCGGAGCCCCGAGGAGTGCCAGGTGCTGAGTGAGAGCGAGGACATCGTCAGGGAGCTGGAGCGGCGCCGCAAGCGGCGCGagcggctgcggcggcggcAGGAGGAG GTGTGCGATGagccagaggagctgaggaGGAAGGTGGCTGAGCTGGCGGCGGCGGTGCGCGGCGCCAGGCACCTCGTCATCTACACGGGCGCTGGCATCAGCACG GCAGCTTCGATCCCAGACTACAGAGGCCCCAATGGCATTTGGACACTGCTGCAGAAGGGCAGGAGCATCAG GGCTGCAGACCTGAGTGAGGCAGAGCCTACACTCACTCATATGAGCATTGCCTGCCTGCACAAGCACAACCTG GTGCAGCACGTGGTGTCTCAGAACTGTGACGGGCTGCACCTGCGGAGCGGGTTACCCCGAGCTGCAATATCTGAGCTTCACGGGAACATGTACATAGAG GTCTGCACTTCCTGCACACCCAACAGAGAGTACGTGCGAGTGTTTGATGTGACGGAGCGCACGGCCCTGCACAGGCACCACACGGGCAGGATGTGCCACAAGTGTGGGGCACAGTTGAGAGATACAATCGTCCACTTTGGGGAGAAGGGGACATTGAGACAGCCCCTGAACTGGGAAGCAGCAACAGAAGCTGCAAGCAAAGCAGATGTGATTCTTTGTCTGGGTTCCAGCTTAAAG GTTTTGAAAAAATACCCGCGGCTCTGGTGCATGAGCAAGCCCCCCACGCGCCGGCCCAAGCTGTATATTGTGAACCTGCAG TGGACCCCGAAGGACGACCTGGCCGCCCTGAAGCTGCACGGCCGCTGCGACGACGTGATGCGGCTGCTGATGGcggagctggggctggaagtCCCGCGCTACGACCG GGCCCGGGACCCCATCTTCGCGCTGGCCGAGCCGCTGCGCCCCGGGGAGGAGGGCACGCACTCGCGGAAACCCGTGGCGCCGCCCCGGGAGCGGGAGGAGCCccgggagcaggagcagccccgggagcgGGCGGAGGCGGCGGTCGGGCGGCCCGGGGGGTGGCTCGGCCGCGGCTGCGCCAAGGGCGCCCGGCGCAGGAAGAGCCGCTga
- the LOC128816617 gene encoding ethanolamine-phosphate cytidylyltransferase-like isoform X1, whose translation MAAGGSLSRSERKAAARAEILQQEEQRDRRRQVSRIWRKPPAERSPEECQVLSESEDIVRELERRRKRRERLRRRQEEVCDEPEELRRKVAELAAAVRGARHLVIYTGAGISTAASIPDYRGPNGIWTLLQKGRSIRAADLSEAEPTLTHMSIACLHKHNLVQHVVSQNCDGLHLRSGLPRAAISELHGNMYIEVCTSCTPNREYVRVFDVTERTALHRHHTGRMCHKCGAQLRDTIVHFGEKGTLRQPLNWEAATEAASKADVILCLGSSLKVLKKYPRLWCMSKPPTRRPKLYIVNLQWTPKDDLAALKLHGRCDDVMRLLMAELGLEVPRYDRYDMVHYGHSNQLRQARAMGDYLIVGVHTDEEIAKHKGPPVFTQEERYKMVQAIKWVDEIAPGAPYVTTLETLDKYSCDFCVHGDDITLTIDGKDTYEEVKTAGRYRECKRTQGVSTTDLVGRMLLMTKAHHSNIDEDLDYRKHTDNFGKGPKGHSPWTGVSQFLQTSQKIIQFASGKEPQPGDTIIYVAGAFDLFHVGHVDFLEKVHQLAEKPYIIAGLHFDQEVNRYKGKNYPIMNIHERTLSVLACRYVSEVVIGAPYAVTADLLDHFRVTLVCHGMTEVVPDKDGSDPYEEPKQRGIFQLVDSGSNLTTDLIVQRIIKNRLEFEARNQKKEAKELAVLEAMRRLEGEKH comes from the exons ATGGCGGCGGGCGGCAGCCTGAGCCGCTCCGAGCGGAAAGCGGCGGCGCGCGCCGagatcctgcagcaggaggagcagcggGACCGCCGGAGACAG GTATCCCGCATCTGGAGGAAGCCGCCGGCGGAGCGGAGCCCCGAGGAGTGCCAGGTGCTGAGTGAGAGCGAGGACATCGTCAGGGAGCTGGAGCGGCGCCGCAAGCGGCGCGagcggctgcggcggcggcAGGAGGAG GTGTGCGATGagccagaggagctgaggaGGAAGGTGGCTGAGCTGGCGGCGGCGGTGCGCGGCGCCAGGCACCTCGTCATCTACACGGGCGCTGGCATCAGCACG GCAGCTTCGATCCCAGACTACAGAGGCCCCAATGGCATTTGGACACTGCTGCAGAAGGGCAGGAGCATCAG GGCTGCAGACCTGAGTGAGGCAGAGCCTACACTCACTCATATGAGCATTGCCTGCCTGCACAAGCACAACCTG GTGCAGCACGTGGTGTCTCAGAACTGTGACGGGCTGCACCTGCGGAGCGGGTTACCCCGAGCTGCAATATCTGAGCTTCACGGGAACATGTACATAGAG GTCTGCACTTCCTGCACACCCAACAGAGAGTACGTGCGAGTGTTTGATGTGACGGAGCGCACGGCCCTGCACAGGCACCACACGGGCAGGATGTGCCACAAGTGTGGGGCACAGTTGAGAGATACAATCGTCCACTTTGGGGAGAAGGGGACATTGAGACAGCCCCTGAACTGGGAAGCAGCAACAGAAGCTGCAAGCAAAGCAGATGTGATTCTTTGTCTGGGTTCCAGCTTAAAG GTTTTGAAAAAATACCCGCGGCTCTGGTGCATGAGCAAGCCCCCCACGCGCCGGCCCAAGCTGTATATTGTGAACCTGCAG TGGACCCCGAAGGACGACCTGGCCGCCCTGAAGCTGCACGGCCGCTGCGACGACGTGATGCGGCTGCTGATGGcggagctggggctggaagtCCCGCGCTACGACCG CTATGACATGGTGCACTATGGCCACTCGAACCAGCTGCGCCAGGCGCGGGCCATGGGCGATTACCTGATCGTTGGGGTCCACACGGATG AGGAGATTGCCAAGCACAAGGGTCCCCCCGTCTTTACACAGGAGGAGAGGTACAAAATGGTGCAGGCCATCAAGTGGGTGGATGAGATTGCTCCTGGAGCTCCGTATGTCACCACGCTGGAAACCCTGGACAAGTACAGCTGTGACTTCTGCGTGCACGGGG atGACATCACCCTAACTATCGATGGCAAGGACACCTATGAGGAAGTAAAGACAGCAGGGCGATACAG GGAATGCAAACGCACTCAAGGTGTGTCCACCACTGACCTTGTTGGCCGCATGCTGCTCATGACTAAGGCTCACCACAGCAACATA GATGAGGACCTAGACTATCGGAAGCACACTGACAACTTTGGGAAG GGGCCCAAAGGTCACAGTCCCTGGACTGGCGTCTCGCAGTTCCTGCAGACATCCCAGAAGATTATCCAGTTTGCATCGGGGAAGGAGCCGCAGCCGGGAGACACCATCATCTACGTGGCTGGAGCCTTCGACCTGTTCC atgtTGGTCACGTGGATTTCCTGGAGAAGGTTCACCAGCTGGCAGAGAAACCCTATATCATTGCTGGGCTGCATTTTGATCAG GAGGTGAATCGCTACAAAGGGAAGAACTATCCCATCATGAACATCCATGAGCGAACCCTCAGCGTCCTGGCCTGCAGG TATGTCTCAGAGGTGGTGATTGGAGCTCCCTATGCCGTCACTGCTGATCTGTTGGATCACTTCAGG GTAACACTTGTTTGTCACGGGATGACTGAGGTGGTGCCGGACAAGGATGGTTCTGATCCCTATGAG GAGCCGAAGCAACGCGGCATTTTCCAGCTGGTGGACAGTGGCAGCAATCTCACCACTGATCTAATTGTGCAAAGAATCATCAAGAACAG GCTGGAGTTTGAAGCTCGCAACcagaagaaagaagcaaaagagctggctgtgctggaggccATGAGGAGGCTGGAGGGGGAGAAGCACTAG